From one Rhizobium sp. CIAT894 genomic stretch:
- a CDS encoding LysR substrate-binding domain-containing protein: MDDLNDYYYFAAVVSSGGFASASRDLKIPRSKLSRRVSRLEDGLGARLIERSTRHFRVTEIGQAFYERCQTILQEADRAKSIVSEAQSDPQGVVRMGCPLGLVDISVGGILPEFLERYPKIKLQIIGSDRRADLINERIDLEVRATNEPETQTSLTMRKLDRARRILVASPSLIERTGGLNCVDELAELPTLAMTSWVSFHSWELLGPNDTRRVIRHQPRLTCRSMTAILDAARAGLGFGLLLESACETDLQAGRLVRVLPEWQSEESQFYIVFTTAKGMPPAVRVLIDFLVEKSRHH; encoded by the coding sequence ATGGACGATCTCAACGATTACTATTATTTCGCCGCTGTTGTCTCCAGCGGCGGTTTTGCTTCCGCAAGTCGCGATCTCAAGATACCGCGTTCGAAGTTGAGCAGGCGGGTCAGCCGGCTTGAGGATGGGCTTGGCGCAAGGCTCATAGAACGCTCGACACGTCACTTCCGGGTGACGGAGATCGGCCAGGCTTTTTACGAAAGATGCCAGACCATTCTGCAGGAGGCCGACCGCGCCAAGTCGATCGTCAGCGAGGCCCAGTCCGATCCGCAGGGCGTGGTGCGAATGGGGTGCCCGCTCGGCCTCGTCGATATTTCGGTCGGCGGCATTCTGCCTGAATTCCTGGAGCGTTATCCGAAGATCAAGCTGCAGATCATCGGCTCCGACCGGCGCGCCGATCTCATCAATGAACGGATCGATCTTGAGGTGAGGGCGACCAACGAGCCGGAGACGCAGACGAGTCTGACGATGCGCAAGCTCGACCGGGCGCGGCGCATCCTCGTTGCAAGTCCCTCGCTCATCGAGCGCACCGGTGGCCTCAATTGCGTGGACGAACTCGCCGAGTTGCCGACGCTGGCAATGACCTCATGGGTGTCGTTCCATAGCTGGGAACTGCTCGGCCCGAATGATACCAGGCGGGTGATTCGGCATCAGCCGAGGCTCACCTGCCGCAGTATGACCGCCATCCTCGACGCGGCTCGTGCCGGCCTCGGCTTTGGCCTTCTGCTCGAAAGCGCCTGCGAGACGGATCTCCAGGCCGGCAGGCTGGTGCGGGTGCTGCCGGAATGGCAATCGGAGGAGAGCCAATTCTATATCGTCTTCACGACCGCCAAGGGCATGCCGCCGGCGGTCCGGGTGCTGATCGATTTCCTGGTCGAAAAATCCAGACATCATTGA
- a CDS encoding porin — protein MNIRMVLLASAAAFAASTPVLAADAIVAAEPEPVEYVRVCDAYGTGYFYIPGTETCLKIEGYIRFQVNVGEDVGGDSDWDAVTRGQVQFTAKSDTEYGPLTGVIVMQFNADNATDQDAVLDSAYLDVAGFRAGLFYSWWDDGLSGETDDIGSVVTLHNSIRYQYESGTFYAGLSVDELEDGVYKTGEEANNVGVAFGVGGTAGAFSYQVTGGWDFDNEDGAIRAMGTVDIGPGTLGLAGVYSSGPNSYYSSAEWAIAAEYAIKATDKLKITPAVQYYGNYFGGGKAVPDDYDGLGDAWKVGLTVDYQIVDNFYAKASVQYLDPDDGDDSTTGYFRLQRSF, from the coding sequence ATGAACATCAGAATGGTTTTGCTTGCATCAGCAGCAGCATTTGCTGCATCGACGCCGGTTCTTGCAGCTGACGCTATTGTTGCTGCTGAGCCGGAACCGGTTGAATATGTTCGCGTCTGCGACGCTTACGGCACCGGCTACTTCTACATCCCGGGCACCGAAACCTGCCTCAAGATCGAAGGCTACATCCGTTTCCAGGTTAACGTTGGCGAAGACGTCGGCGGCGATTCGGACTGGGATGCAGTTACCCGCGGTCAGGTTCAGTTCACGGCCAAGAGCGACACCGAGTATGGTCCGCTGACCGGCGTCATCGTCATGCAGTTCAATGCTGACAACGCCACCGATCAGGACGCCGTTCTCGATTCCGCTTACCTCGACGTCGCGGGCTTCCGCGCCGGTCTCTTCTACAGCTGGTGGGACGATGGCCTCTCCGGCGAAACCGACGACATCGGCTCGGTCGTAACGCTGCACAACTCCATCCGTTATCAGTATGAAAGCGGCACCTTCTACGCCGGCCTCAGCGTCGACGAACTGGAAGATGGCGTTTACAAGACTGGCGAAGAAGCCAACAACGTTGGCGTTGCCTTCGGCGTTGGTGGCACTGCCGGCGCATTCAGCTACCAGGTTACCGGTGGCTGGGACTTCGACAACGAAGATGGCGCAATCCGCGCAATGGGTACAGTTGACATCGGCCCCGGCACGCTCGGCCTCGCTGGCGTCTACTCTTCCGGCCCGAACTCCTATTACTCGTCGGCTGAATGGGCTATCGCTGCCGAATACGCTATCAAGGCAACCGACAAGCTGAAGATCACCCCGGCCGTTCAGTACTACGGCAACTACTTCGGCGGTGGCAAGGCCGTTCCGGACGACTACGATGGTCTCGGCGATGCTTGGAAGGTTGGTCTGACGGTTGATTACCAGATCGTCGACAACTTCTACGCCAAGGCCTCGGTTCAGTACCTCGATCCGGATGATGGCGACGACTCCACGACGGGCTACTTCCGTCTGCAGCGTTCGTTCTAA